A section of the Sceloporus undulatus isolate JIND9_A2432 ecotype Alabama chromosome 3, SceUnd_v1.1, whole genome shotgun sequence genome encodes:
- the TNFSF10 gene encoding tumor necrosis factor ligand superfamily member 10 produces the protein MLSSSSSSSSSAGQTCGLVLIFAVLLQSICVAITFLYFTNELQQLRATYSESSLACFTREDFLLDVDLDYNEDSGPCWQVKRQLSRLIKKMMARHLLEEAASNAASSAASSATGRVSQVSTATEREASRSAVPRVAAHLTASQNRKSALITQNFSIRNNLGYKINAWEASGGGYSFLHNAGLNNGELVIPQTGFYYIYSQTYFRFREPEGVEPDSDPGSDSVRNPKQMVQYISKLTDYYPDPILLMKSARTSCWSKKAGYGLYSIYQGGVFQLNSNDRIFVSISNKDLVDMDKEASFFGAFMVS, from the exons atgctctcctcctcttcctcctcctcctccagcgccGGGCAAACCTGTGGCCTGGTGCTGATCTTCGCCGTCCTGCTGCAGTCTATCTGCGTGGCCATCACTTTCCTCTATTTCACCAACGAGCTCCAACAG CTCCGTGCTACTTATTCTGAGAGCAGCTTGGCTTGCTTCACTAGAGAAGACTTTTTGCTAGATGTGGATCTAGATTACAATGAAGACAGCGGCCCCTGCTGGCAAGTGAAGCGGCAGCTCTCAAGGTTAATTAAAAAG ATGATGGCCAGACACCTTTTGGAGGAAGCAGCCTCTAATGCAGCCTCCAGTGCAGCCTCCTCAGCAACAG GCCGCGTTTCTCAAGTTTCCACTGCAACTGAAAGAGAAGCTTCTCGGAGTGCTGTGCCCAGAGTGGCAGCTCACCTTACTGCAAGCCAAAACAGGAAGAGTGCATTAATCACACAAA ATTTCTCAATCAGAAACAAcctgggatataaaataaatgcatggGAAGCATCAGGAGGAGGCTATTCATTTCTTCACAATGCAGGACTGAACAATGGGGAACTGGTCATACCACAGACAGGCTTCTATTACATCTATTCCCAAACTTATTTTCGGTTCCGTGAACCTGAGGGGGTAGAACCTGATTCAGATCCTGGCTCCGACAGTGTCCGAAACCCTAAGCAAATGGTTCAGTATATTTCAAAGCTCACTGACTACTACCCAGACCCCATCTTACTGATGAAAAGTGCTAGAACTAGCTGCTGGTCCAAAAAGGCAGGATATGGACTTTATTCCATTTACCAAGGGGGGGTATTCCAGTTAAACAGTAATGATCGGATTTTTGTGTCTATCAGCAATAAGGACTTAGTAGACATGGATAAAGAAGCAAGTTTCTTTGGAGCCTTCATGGTCTCATAG